TTTCAAATTATAATAGAAGGGGAATACTATTACATAGTTATTTTGTTTAGAAATGAGGGAAGTCTATGAACACTTTAGAAATGACAGAAAATGAAATTTCATTAGTCTTAATCCAATCATTGAAAGACGGGAAAAAGAAAGCCTTTCAAGAAATTATAGAGGAGCTACAGCCATATGATATCGCTCAGCAATATTTATCCATTCCAAATAAGCATCGAAATAAATTCCTTCTATATTTAACTACAGATGAATTAGCAGAGTTTATACAAGAATTAGAAAAAGAGGATCAACTAGAGGTTATACATAAATTAGGCGTTGAAAAGTCCACAAAAGTTTTAGATTTAATGGAGAATGATGACCTTGCTACACTACTTACGGATTTAGATCCCGAAAAGATCGAAGAACTGCTATCCGAGATGAATAAAGAGGAATCTGAGGTCGTCCAAAATCTTATGAACTACCCAACAGAATCTGCCGGACGAATGATGACGAACCGTTATGTTTGGATTCCTCAATCATATACCGTTAGAGAGGCCGTGGATAAGCTTAAGCATTTTGCAGAGCTTGCCGAGTATTTGAATTATTTGTATGTGATAGATCAAGAGAAAAAACTAGTCGGAGTAGTCTCTTACAAAGATTTACTTCTAGGTGACCTACATGAAAAAATCGAAGATATTATGTATAGCCGTATAGTAAAAGTTGATGTCTATACAGACCAAGAAGAAGTAGCCAAACTGATTAGTCGATATGACTTTGTATCTATACCAGTTATTGAAGAAGATCAAACACTAGTTGGAGTTATCACAGTCGATGATATTATCGATGTTGTCATTCAAGAAGCTAATGAAGACATAGAAAAATTATCTGCATCTGGTAAAGCAATTGATTTTAACACAAAGCCCCTAGTTGCAGCATACCGGCGTCTCCCATGGCTTATACTACTGCTTTTTATTGGACTTGTTTCTGGAAGTATAATAGATAGTTTTTCAAATACTTTGGATCAAGTAATTGCACTTACTTTCTTCATGCCAATGATTGCGGGTATGACAGGAAACACAGGTACACAATCACTAGCTGTTGTAGTAAGAGGACTAGTATCAGAGGACCTAGACTACAAACAAGTTATGAAGTTAATTTCTCGAGAACTTTGGGTGGGTATCATCATTGGTATAACCTGTAGCATTATGATTGCGATTATTGCATTAGTATGGCAAAACAGTCTTACCTTGGGCTTAGTGGTAGGAAGTTCGCTGCTCTTAACTCTTATCATTGGAACACTGGCAGGTACAATAATCCCGCTAATCCTATACAAGTTAAATGTAGATCCAGCTGTTGCTTCTGGCCCATTTATTACAACAATTAATGATATTCTTTCCTTATTAATATACTTTGGAATTGCTACAACTTTTTTATCAAAATTACTTTAAAAGTCAAAATCGAAACTAGAAGAACGGAAGTTTGCCCTGTTCTTTTTTATAGTATTAGAATTTATTCAGCATGAAGCTACTGAGAGCTACTTCGCAGAAACAAGTGCTTTTCTTGTTTCGAGGGGCGCTTGCGCTTTTCTTATTCATTTTTAATTATTTCCAGGGAAATATGATAAAAACCGACATGGTCTGTCGATTTCCTATAATAATCATAATTTTATTATTGCAATTTGAAATATATACTGATAATATTGAGGAGCATTAAATGGAAGGCTAATCACATGGGTCTTTCCAGCAGATAATTTTGACCACTCCCAAAAGAGAGTTAAGGCCATACGGACAGCCGGGTCAAATGCCGATTTTGGCAACTTAGTTGCCTTATTGATTGAGTTAAAAGCTCAAATTTTATAAGTTGGTTACTTTACAACCAGTGCATAATCTGCACATCAACTTGTGAAACGGTCAATAAGAGTAGTAAAAGTAAATTATTTGCTATATAGACTCTGATCCTAGCATGATATTTTATCATATCTAAAAGCCTCCTCCATGTAAGTATGTTTGTTGTATAAGTTTTACACTTTGTTACATACCATGGTCTTGTTATGCTTTTTAATGATGATATCAGAAGCAAGTGTTGATACGCAGATAAGCGTTTTACACTTGCTTTTTTGTGTTATACAGTGTTAGAAGGATTTTGACCAAAAGTGACGTCTCGGAGTTCGACGTCAACGGAATTCCAAATCCATAATGAAGGAGATAGAAGAATGGGAAAAGCACTTATTATCGGTTGTGGAGGCGTGGCTCAGGTAGCCATCCACAAATGTGTTCAGAACAGTGATGTTTTTGAAGAGATTTGCATCGCAAGTCGTACAAAGTCGAAATGTGATGATTTAAAAGCAAAGTTAGATGGTGGGAAGACTAAAATTACCACCGCTCAAGTTAATGCTAATCATGTGGACGAGCTAATTGCATTAATTGAAGAAGTAAAACCCGATGTTGTCATGAATCTTGCTTTACCGTATCAAGATCTAACAATTATGGATGCTTGCTTAGCAACAAAGACAAATTACTTAGATACTGCAAATTATGAACCAGAAGATACGGCAAAGTTTGAATACAGATGGCAATGGGACTATCGTGAACGCTTTGAAAAGGCTGGAATTACAGCACTACTTGGA
This DNA window, taken from Bacillaceae bacterium S4-13-56, encodes the following:
- the mgtE gene encoding magnesium transporter yields the protein MNTLEMTENEISLVLIQSLKDGKKKAFQEIIEELQPYDIAQQYLSIPNKHRNKFLLYLTTDELAEFIQELEKEDQLEVIHKLGVEKSTKVLDLMENDDLATLLTDLDPEKIEELLSEMNKEESEVVQNLMNYPTESAGRMMTNRYVWIPQSYTVREAVDKLKHFAELAEYLNYLYVIDQEKKLVGVVSYKDLLLGDLHEKIEDIMYSRIVKVDVYTDQEEVAKLISRYDFVSIPVIEEDQTLVGVITVDDIIDVVIQEANEDIEKLSASGKAIDFNTKPLVAAYRRLPWLILLLFIGLVSGSIIDSFSNTLDQVIALTFFMPMIAGMTGNTGTQSLAVVVRGLVSEDLDYKQVMKLISRELWVGIIIGITCSIMIAIIALVWQNSLTLGLVVGSSLLLTLIIGTLAGTIIPLILYKLNVDPAVASGPFITTINDILSLLIYFGIATTFLSKLL